The Meles meles chromosome 12, mMelMel3.1 paternal haplotype, whole genome shotgun sequence genome includes a window with the following:
- the RFLNA gene encoding refilin-A isoform X2 produces MEESLKEKSREGLLDSPDSGLPPSPSPSPPFYSLAPGILDARAGGAGASSEPPGPGEARAPPALPPNSPALEMRPRMLPVFFGESIEVHPESTHEIRCNSEVKYASEKHFRDNVFYVPVPTVTAYSETIVAAPNCTWRSYRSQLTLEPRPRALRFRSTTIIFPKHARSTFRTTLHCSLGRPSRWFTASVQLRLCEHPPLLGPAAAL; encoded by the exons ATGGAGGAGAGCCTCAAGGAGAAGAGCCGCGAGGGCTTGCTGGACAGCCCTGACTCCGggctgccccccagccccagccccagcccgccCTTCTACTCGCTGGCGCCCGGCATCCTCGACGCCCGCGCGGGGGGCGCCGGCGCCTCCTCGGAGCCCCCGGGACCCGGCGAGGCCAGAGCG ccccctgccctccccccgaATTCCCCAGCGCTTGAGATGAGGCCCCGGATGCTGCCCGTGTTCTTTGGGGAGAGCATCGAAGTGCACCCAGAGTCCACGCACGAGATCCG CTGCAACTCGGAGGTCAAGTACGCCTCGGAGAAGCACTTCAGGGACAATGTCTTCTACGTTCCGGTGCCCACGGTCACGGCCTACAGCGAGACGATCGTGGCGGCACCCAACTGCACGTGGCGCAGCTACCGCAGCCAGCTGACCCTGGAGCCGCGGCCCCGCGCCCTGCGCTTCCGCAGCACCACCATCATCTTCCCCAAGCACGCCAGGAGCACTTTCCGGACCACCCTGCACTGCAGCCTGGGCCGGCCCAGCCGCTGGTTCACGGCCAGCGTGCAGCTCCGGCTGTGCGAGCACCCCCCGCTCCTGGGGCCCGCGGCGGCGCTCTGA
- the RFLNA gene encoding refilin-A isoform X1 — protein MVGHLHLQGMEESLKEKSREGLLDSPDSGLPPSPSPSPPFYSLAPGILDARAGGAGASSEPPGPGEARAPPALPPNSPALEMRPRMLPVFFGESIEVHPESTHEIRCNSEVKYASEKHFRDNVFYVPVPTVTAYSETIVAAPNCTWRSYRSQLTLEPRPRALRFRSTTIIFPKHARSTFRTTLHCSLGRPSRWFTASVQLRLCEHPPLLGPAAAL, from the exons ATGGTGGGCCACCTGCATCTGCAGGGCATGGAGGAGAGCCTCAAGGAGAAGAGCCGCGAGGGCTTGCTGGACAGCCCTGACTCCGggctgccccccagccccagccccagcccgccCTTCTACTCGCTGGCGCCCGGCATCCTCGACGCCCGCGCGGGGGGCGCCGGCGCCTCCTCGGAGCCCCCGGGACCCGGCGAGGCCAGAGCG ccccctgccctccccccgaATTCCCCAGCGCTTGAGATGAGGCCCCGGATGCTGCCCGTGTTCTTTGGGGAGAGCATCGAAGTGCACCCAGAGTCCACGCACGAGATCCG CTGCAACTCGGAGGTCAAGTACGCCTCGGAGAAGCACTTCAGGGACAATGTCTTCTACGTTCCGGTGCCCACGGTCACGGCCTACAGCGAGACGATCGTGGCGGCACCCAACTGCACGTGGCGCAGCTACCGCAGCCAGCTGACCCTGGAGCCGCGGCCCCGCGCCCTGCGCTTCCGCAGCACCACCATCATCTTCCCCAAGCACGCCAGGAGCACTTTCCGGACCACCCTGCACTGCAGCCTGGGCCGGCCCAGCCGCTGGTTCACGGCCAGCGTGCAGCTCCGGCTGTGCGAGCACCCCCCGCTCCTGGGGCCCGCGGCGGCGCTCTGA